In Symphalangus syndactylus isolate Jambi chromosome 14, NHGRI_mSymSyn1-v2.1_pri, whole genome shotgun sequence, one DNA window encodes the following:
- the PCBP1 gene encoding poly(rC)-binding protein 1 isoform X2 gives MDAGVTESGLNVTLTIRLLMHGKEVGSIIGKKGESVKRIREESGARINISEGNCPERIITLTGPTNAIFKAFAMIIDKLEEDINSSMTNSTAASRPPVTLRLVVPATQCGSLIGKGGCKIKEIRESTGAQVQVAGDMLPNSTERAITIAGVPQSVTECVKQICLVMLEAYSIQGQHTISPLDLAKLNQVARQQSHFAMMHGGTGFAGIDSSSPEVKGYWASLDASTQTTHELTIPNNLIGCIIGRQGANINEIRQMSGAQIKIANPVEGSSGRQVTITGSAASISLAQYLINARLSSEKGMGCS, from the exons ATGGATGCCGGTGTGACTGAAAGTGGACTAAATGTGACTCTCACCATTCGGCTTCTTATGCACGGAAAGGAAGTAGGAAGCATCATTGGGAAGAAAGGGGAGTCGGTTAAGAGGATCCGCGAGGAGAGTGGCGCGCGGATCAACATCTCGGAGGGGAATTGTCCGGAGAGAATCATCACTCTGACCGGCCCCACCAATGCCATCTTTAAGGCTTTCGCTATGATCATCGACAAGCTGGAGGAAGATATCAACAGCTCCATGACCAACAGCACCGCGGCCAGCAGGCCCCCGGTCACCCTGAGGCTGGTGGTGCCGGCCACCCAGTGCGGCTCCCTGATTGGGAAAGGCGGGTGTAAGATCAAAGAGATCCGCGAGAGTACGGGGGCGCAGGTCCAGGTGGCGGGGGATATGCTGCCCAACTCCACCGAGCGGGCCATCACCATCGCTGGCGTGCCGCAGTCTGTCACCGAGTGTGTCAAGCAGATCTGCCTGGTCATGCTGGAG GCCTACTCGATTCAAGGACAACACACCATTTCTCCGCTCGATCTGGCCAAGCTGAACCAGGTGGCAAGACAACAGTCTCACTTTGCCATGATGCACGGCGGGACCGGATTCGCCGGAATTGACTCCAGCTCTCCAGAGGTGAAAGGCTATTGGGCAAGTTTGGATGCATCTACTCAAACCACCCATGAACTCACCATTCCAAATAACTTAATTGGCTGCATAATCGGGCGCCAAGGCGCCAACATTAATGAGATCCGCCAGATGTCCGGGGCCCAGATCAAAATTGCCAACCCAGTGGAAGGCTCCTCTGGTAGGCAGGTTACTATCACTGGCTCTGCTGCCAGTATTAGTCTGGCCCAGTATCTAATCAATGCCAGGCTTTCCTCTGAGAAGGGCATGGGGTGCAGCTAG
- the PCBP1 gene encoding poly(rC)-binding protein 1 isoform X1, with translation MDAGVTESGLNVTLTIRLLMHGKEVGSIIGKKGESVKRIREESGARINISEGNCPERIITLTGPTNAIFKAFAMIIDKLEEDINSSMTNSTAASRPPVTLRLVVPATQCGSLIGKGGCKIKEIRESTGAQVQVAGDMLPNSTERAITIAGVPQSVTECVKQICLVMLETLSQSPQGRVMTIPYQPMPASSPVICAGGQDRCSDAAGYPHATHDLEGPPLDAYSIQGQHTISPLDLAKLNQVARQQSHFAMMHGGTGFAGIDSSSPEVKGYWASLDASTQTTHELTIPNNLIGCIIGRQGANINEIRQMSGAQIKIANPVEGSSGRQVTITGSAASISLAQYLINARLSSEKGMGCS, from the coding sequence ATGGATGCCGGTGTGACTGAAAGTGGACTAAATGTGACTCTCACCATTCGGCTTCTTATGCACGGAAAGGAAGTAGGAAGCATCATTGGGAAGAAAGGGGAGTCGGTTAAGAGGATCCGCGAGGAGAGTGGCGCGCGGATCAACATCTCGGAGGGGAATTGTCCGGAGAGAATCATCACTCTGACCGGCCCCACCAATGCCATCTTTAAGGCTTTCGCTATGATCATCGACAAGCTGGAGGAAGATATCAACAGCTCCATGACCAACAGCACCGCGGCCAGCAGGCCCCCGGTCACCCTGAGGCTGGTGGTGCCGGCCACCCAGTGCGGCTCCCTGATTGGGAAAGGCGGGTGTAAGATCAAAGAGATCCGCGAGAGTACGGGGGCGCAGGTCCAGGTGGCGGGGGATATGCTGCCCAACTCCACCGAGCGGGCCATCACCATCGCTGGCGTGCCGCAGTCTGTCACCGAGTGTGTCAAGCAGATCTGCCTGGTCATGCTGGAGACGCTCTCCCAGTCTCCGCAAGGGAGAGTCATGACCATTCCGTACCAGCCCATGCCGGCCAGCTCCCCAGTCATCTGCGCGGGCGGCCAAGATCGGTGCAGCGACGCTGCGGGCTACCCCCATGCCACCCATGACCTGGAGGGACCACCTCTAGATGCCTACTCGATTCAAGGACAACACACCATTTCTCCGCTCGATCTGGCCAAGCTGAACCAGGTGGCAAGACAACAGTCTCACTTTGCCATGATGCACGGCGGGACCGGATTCGCCGGAATTGACTCCAGCTCTCCAGAGGTGAAAGGCTATTGGGCAAGTTTGGATGCATCTACTCAAACCACCCATGAACTCACCATTCCAAATAACTTAATTGGCTGCATAATCGGGCGCCAAGGCGCCAACATTAATGAGATCCGCCAGATGTCCGGGGCCCAGATCAAAATTGCCAACCCAGTGGAAGGCTCCTCTGGTAGGCAGGTTACTATCACTGGCTCTGCTGCCAGTATTAGTCTGGCCCAGTATCTAATCAATGCCAGGCTTTCCTCTGAGAAGGGCATGGGGTGCAGCTAG